A part of uncultured Methanobrevibacter sp. genomic DNA contains:
- a CDS encoding winged helix-turn-helix domain-containing protein, producing MVLSDEILTEISFVEISTYRTKVMKSLRESYNVPTGIAKDVDLNTNHVSKVLSELKSHGLVVCVNPEVRKGRLYRLTEKGELVAENLKR from the coding sequence ATGGTACTGTCAGATGAAATTTTAACAGAAATAAGTTTTGTGGAAATCTCAACATACAGAACAAAAGTTATGAAATCCCTAAGGGAAAGTTACAACGTACCGACAGGAATTGCAAAGGATGTGGATCTCAACACAAACCATGTCTCTAAGGTATTGTCTGAACTTAAATCCCACGGTCTTGTTGTATGTGTAAATCCTGAAGTCAGAAAGGGCAGATTATATCGCCTGACCGAAAAGGGAGAACTGGTTGCTGAAAATTTAAAGAGGTAA
- a CDS encoding transcriptional regulator produces MELSDEMLIEIGYVKISSYRLKVMKTLDGEVKIPSKIAEDSQIRQNHISKVLSELKSHELVECINPEVRKGRLYRLTDKGDEVVKNIK; encoded by the coding sequence ATGGAACTTTCAGATGAAATGTTAATAGAGATAGGATATGTAAAGATATCAAGCTATAGATTAAAAGTGATGAAAACATTGGATGGGGAAGTAAAAATCCCTTCAAAGATAGCTGAGGATTCACAAATCAGGCAAAATCATATTTCAAAGGTTCTTTCTGAATTGAAATCACATGAACTGGTTGAATGCATTAATCCTGAAGTCAGAAAAGGAAGACTTTATCGTCTTACCGATAAAGGCGACGAAGTTGTTAAAAATATTAAATAG